The proteins below come from a single Herpetosiphonaceae bacterium genomic window:
- a CDS encoding proton-conducting transporter membrane subunit — protein MTYLLLMLFPLAIAGGSFVLRRQSQLVGWAGAATVAAELWLALSAPIDQPAQLLGVSINYNELGQLFLATFCLSALITMLAATFVAHGEHFVAMLLLILSLGAAILIIQEPLLVAALLLLASLIGGVQLIDQPLHSPTLLRPQTLGMAVKYTLLVALGGLLLLIGFILATAYTQQLATTGPTLTRAIFGVLVAGFCIRLGLIPFHLWLPDMLDEAPPTTMFVHVGLLTIFALPVLLVALQTQPQLIVGNTGGQRLLLGLGGLSALFGSALALGAARVRRVIAFLTIANAGLLTIGLGMTTTLGVSAALIGALNHVLAVALLTLGLALLEQPVPGRREQAGALRERPLAAVAFLLGVLLLLGVPPFSGFLPKLLLIAASQERGWPLALIVAISLVLSGAAGAKLLRRVLLQPRDLPTTRSLLSDDIERLTTVGVPYAPRALLALILALLLGSVVVGLWPQPIVARLDATVRALAFLSQ, from the coding sequence ATGACATACTTGCTTTTGATGTTGTTTCCATTAGCAATCGCGGGCGGCAGCTTCGTGCTCCGCCGCCAGAGCCAGCTGGTCGGCTGGGCTGGCGCGGCGACGGTTGCGGCAGAGCTGTGGCTGGCGCTGAGCGCGCCGATCGATCAGCCCGCGCAACTGCTGGGAGTCAGCATCAACTATAACGAGCTGGGCCAGCTTTTTCTGGCGACATTCTGCCTGAGCGCGCTGATCACGATGCTGGCGGCGACGTTCGTGGCCCACGGCGAGCATTTCGTGGCGATGCTGCTGCTGATCCTCAGCCTGGGGGCGGCAATTCTGATCATTCAGGAGCCGCTCCTGGTGGCGGCGCTGCTGCTGCTGGCGAGTCTGATCGGCGGCGTGCAACTGATCGATCAGCCGCTGCATAGCCCGACGCTGCTCAGACCCCAGACGCTCGGCATGGCGGTCAAGTACACGCTGCTGGTGGCGCTGGGCGGCCTGCTGCTGCTGATCGGCTTTATCCTGGCGACGGCCTACACGCAGCAGCTTGCGACGACCGGCCCGACGCTGACGCGCGCGATTTTTGGCGTGCTGGTAGCAGGCTTTTGTATCCGCCTGGGTCTGATCCCGTTCCATCTGTGGCTGCCGGATATGCTGGATGAAGCGCCGCCCACGACGATGTTCGTGCATGTCGGGCTGCTGACGATCTTTGCGCTGCCGGTGCTGCTGGTGGCGCTGCAAACGCAGCCGCAGCTTATCGTCGGCAACACCGGGGGGCAGCGGCTGCTGCTGGGGCTGGGCGGTCTGTCGGCGCTTTTCGGCAGCGCGCTGGCGCTGGGCGCGGCTCGCGTGCGGCGGGTGATCGCCTTTCTGACGATCGCGAATGCCGGGCTGCTGACGATCGGGCTGGGCATGACGACGACGCTCGGCGTGAGCGCGGCGCTGATCGGCGCGCTGAATCATGTGCTTGCGGTGGCGCTGCTGACGCTTGGCCTCGCGCTGCTGGAGCAGCCGGTGCCTGGCCGTCGCGAGCAGGCCGGGGCGCTGCGCGAGCGTCCGCTGGCGGCGGTGGCGTTTTTGCTCGGCGTGCTGCTGCTGCTGGGCGTGCCGCCGTTCAGCGGGTTCTTGCCCAAGCTGCTCCTGATCGCCGCGAGCCAGGAGCGGGGCTGGCCGCTTGCGCTGATCGTCGCGATCAGCCTGGTGCTGAGCGGCGCTGCCGGGGCAAAGCTCCTCCGCCGCGTGCTGCTCCAGCCCCGCGATCTACCGACGACGCGCAGCCTGCTCTCGGACGACATCGAGCGCCTGACGACGGTGGGAGTGCCGTACGCGCCGCGCGCGCTGCTGGCGCTGATCCTGGCGCTGCTGCTCGGCAGTGTGGTCGTGGGCCTGTGGCCGCAGCCTATCGTCGCGCGGCTGGATGCGACGGTGCGCGCGCTTGCGTTTCTGAGCCAGTAG